One genomic window of Canis lupus familiaris isolate Mischka breed German Shepherd unplaced genomic scaffold, alternate assembly UU_Cfam_GSD_1.0 chrUn_S1690H1884, whole genome shotgun sequence includes the following:
- the LOC119878523 gene encoding ral guanine nucleotide dissociation stimulator-like, translated as MFSCCRPTSGGSGSQEPQGCGLFLCCRQWLQHRYQGVRAVIRRRRQGAGAAAGKGHQIVLTKLTRTELLEYKVRQLLLALQRRDVIYIFSFLEDYRTFATTDEVLDLLFTEYGCIADAWGNNDVVLQCWKLAISFMMEIWLNYYGDDFHQFPEFPSLIKLQILRQHMPGTDAHLRALRHLRQFRRLHAAEREAGAWPEENTLNPLWSTPAPTVGPAAPWGLAAGAEGLACDEPPAGEAKPLQIVVTAALQESPAPLGALERSRRHPLLSRSWMCPSHLLTRWSNWPRGWSNR; from the exons ATGTTCTCTTGCTGCCGGCCCACGtctgggggctctggctcccaggaaccccaggggtgCGGCTTGTTCCTATGCTGTAGGCAGTGGCTCCAGCATAGGTACCAAGGTGTCAGGGCGGTGATCAGGAGGCGCCGTCAG ggtGCAGGGGCCGCGGCCGGGAAGGGGCATCAGATCGTCCTGACCAAGCTCACCCGGACGGAGCTGCTGGAGTACAAAGTCCGACAACTGCTGCTCGCCTTGCAGCGCAGGGACGTCATCTACATCTTCAGCTTTTTAGAGGATTATCGTACATTCGCCACCACGGACGAGGTGCTGGACCTGCTGTTCACcga GTATGGGTGCATCGCAGATGCGTGGGGTAACAACGATGTGGTCCTGCAGTGCTGGAAACT ggccatctcCTTCATGATGGAAATATGGCTGAATTATTATGGGGACGACTTTCATCAGTTCCCAGAATTTCCCTCCCTTATAAAACTCCAAATACTAAGACAGCACATGCCAGGCACAGATGCGCATCTCCGGGCCCTGCGTCACCTGAGGCAATTCAGACGCCTCCATGCAGCGGAGcgagaggctgggg CTTGGCCCGAGGAAAACACCCTGAACCCACTCTGGAGCACCCCAGCTCCGACCGTGGGGCCTGCTGCCCCGTggggcctggctgctggggctgagggcttggcCTGCGATGAGCCGCCTGCTGGGGAGGCAAAGCCCCTGCAGATAGTGGTCACTGCTGCCCTGCAGGAGTCCCCTGCACCCCTGGGAGCCCTGGAGAGGAGCAGGCGCCACCCCCTGCTCTCGAGGTCGTGGATGTGCCCCAGCCACCTCCTAACTCGATGGAGCAACTGGCCTCGGGGATGGAGCAACCGTTGA